The Streptococcus iniae genome contains the following window.
CTTAGGCAGTATGTCTCTCACGAGGGTATGATTCTTCTCGATTCTTGCTTTCTGGTCAGACCGATTAGGGTCACAAAAGAAGAGTTGAGACTGTCCACAAACATCTATCTCAATATCATCCACTCTAGCGAATTCCCCACCATTATCCGTTAGGATAACAGGAAAGAGTTTGAAGAAGTCTCTCTTGTTATCATAGAGTGTCCTCTTAATGACCTGTATGTGTTTAGCAGTTTCGATAGCTGTCTTAGAATCCATCAGTTTGGCAAAGATGAAGTTACAGAAGGCGACATTGAAGGTGAGAAGGACCTTTCCACCAATCCGTCCAATAACCGTGTCCATTTCAAGCCAGGAGTTCAGCTCTGATTGGTTCATGAGTTCTATAAAATCCTCGTACCGTCGCCCTTCTTTAATCGCTTTTGGAATAGGAGGGAGTGTGCTCTTTCGCCTTTTTTTGAACTTCACAGCTCTAGGTAGGTCGATTGGTGTGATGGATAGGTAGCCTTTCTTGATGTGTCGATAAACGGTTGAAGAACTCACTTCTAGATCGTTGGTTTTGAGGATATGATAGATACGTTGGCCCTTCTTGACCCCATTAGAAAGGACTCTATCTATTTTCCAGAAGGTCTCTTTGTTCAAAGGGATTCCTTCTCTAGATTCAACTAAAAGTTTTTCGTAGTTCCTTTGAGCTTGCTTAGCAAGATAGAAGGTCTTCTTGTAACCACAGTTGATCCTCCTCTTTGGACACCCATTACAAACATAGGGAGCTTTTCTTAGTAGCGGACAGTCTAGGCAGTCTTTGGTTGATTCTCTTAGTTGCTTATTTCGTTTGACTTCTTTTGCGATAGTAGTAGGGTGTTTCAGTAGATTAAGCCCGATGGCTTTAAAGGTTTCTCCTCTATCCAAACCAGATTGGATGTCATTACGGTCTGAGAGAGTTAGGTGTTTGTGTTTTGTCATGATGGATAAACTCATTTCTAATCCAAACGTCTCAGACTTAATTCCACCATAAAAATCCTTTTCACACTAACTTCCGGTTTTGGAGGGCAGACGTAACTTACTTTGAGAAATTACTTGTCACAAATAAAGTAAAAAAAGTTTGTATAAATGCTTGCAATGCCAGTTTGAATCTGTTATCATATTATGGTGCTGTAAAATACAGCCTTAGCTAAGATACGAGAGGTTGCGACACGCTCGGTTGCATTGCCACGCAACACGTGTTGGTTTTCTCGAGGAGCTAGCCTATTATCGTAAATAGACGAGAGGAGAAAAGATGGCAAACAAAAAAATCCGTATCCGTTTGAAAGCGTACGAACACCGTACACTTGACACAGCGGCAGAAAAAATCGTTGAAACTGCAACACGTACAGGTGCGACAGTAGCTGGACCAGTTCCACTTCCAACAGAACGTAGTCTTTACACAATTATTCGTGCGACTCACAAATATAAAGATTCTCGCGAACAATTTGAAATGCGTACACACAAACGTCTTATCGACATTGTGAACCCAACTCAAAAGACTGTTGATGCTCTTATGAAATTGGACTTACCAAGTGGTGTAAACGTAGAAATCAAGCTTTAATCAGTGAGATTTCGCAAGTACAGTTAGTGTTTAATGAAAATTAAACACGAGCTAAACTCTAAGTGAAAAAAGATAAATCTTCTTCGAAACTGAAGTTTCTGTGTCAGATTGCTATTTTCATTTTGAGTTTGACGCTCTTTGTATCTTGTTTGGAGCACAAAAAACGCTCGTAAAAAACTTTTTTGAGCATAAAAAACGCTCATAAAAAACTTTTTGAAATAATATTAAGAAAAGGAAATATTTTCTCATGACAAAAGGAATCTTAGGGAAAAAAGTGGGAATGACTCAAATCTTCACTGAATCTGGTGAATTTATCCCTGTTACTGTCATCGAAGCAACTCCAAACGTTGTGCTTCAAGTTAAAACTGTTGAAACAGACGGTTATGAAGCGGTTCAAGTTGGTTTTGATGACAAACGCGAAGTATTGAGTAACAAACCTGCCAAAGGCCATGTAGCTAAAGCTAACACAGCTCCTAAGCGCTTCATTCGTGAATTCAAAAACATTGAAGGCTTAGAAGTTGGTGCAGAAATTACTGTTGAAACATTTACAGCTGGAGATGTCGTTGATGTAACGGGTACTTCAAAAGGTAAAGGTTTCCAAGGGGTTATCAAACGTCACGGACAATCACGTGGACCAATGGCTCACGGATCTCGTTATCACCGTCGTCCAGGTTCAATGGGACCTGTAGCGCCTAACCGTGTTTTCAAAAACAAACACTTGGCAGGACGTATGGGTGGCAACCGTGTTACAATTCAAAACCTTGAAATTGTACAAGTTATCCCAGAAAAGAACGCTATCTTAATTAAAGGTAACGTACCAGGTGCTAAGAAATCTCTTATCACTATCAAATCAGCAGTTAAAGCTGCTAAATAATAAGAAAGGAGAAAACAGTTAAAATGGCAAACGTAAAACTATTTGACCAAACTGGTAAAGAAGTTAGCTCAGTTGAATTGAATGACGCTATCTTCGGTATTGAACCAAACGAATCAGTTGTTTTTGATGTTGTAATCAGCCAACGTGCAAGTCTTCGCCAAGGTACTCACGCGGTTAAAAACCGTTCAGCAGTATCAGGTGGTGGACGTAAACCATGGCGTCAAAAAGGAACTGGACGTGCTCGTCAAGGTTCTATCCGCTCACCACAATGGCGTGGCGGTGGTGTTGTCT
Protein-coding sequences here:
- a CDS encoding IS30-like element ISSag9 family transposase → MTKHKHLTLSDRNDIQSGLDRGETFKAIGLNLLKHPTTIAKEVKRNKQLRESTKDCLDCPLLRKAPYVCNGCPKRRINCGYKKTFYLAKQAQRNYEKLLVESREGIPLNKETFWKIDRVLSNGVKKGQRIYHILKTNDLEVSSSTVYRHIKKGYLSITPIDLPRAVKFKKRRKSTLPPIPKAIKEGRRYEDFIELMNQSELNSWLEMDTVIGRIGGKVLLTFNVAFCNFIFAKLMDSKTAIETAKHIQVIKRTLYDNKRDFFKLFPVILTDNGGEFARVDDIEIDVCGQSQLFFCDPNRSDQKARIEKNHTLVRDILPKGTSFDNLTQEDINLALSHINSVKRQALNGKTAYELFSFTYGKDIASILGIEEITAEDVCQSPKLLKDKI
- the rpsJ gene encoding 30S ribosomal protein S10 codes for the protein MANKKIRIRLKAYEHRTLDTAAEKIVETATRTGATVAGPVPLPTERSLYTIIRATHKYKDSREQFEMRTHKRLIDIVNPTQKTVDALMKLDLPSGVNVEIKL
- the rplC gene encoding 50S ribosomal protein L3; this translates as MTKGILGKKVGMTQIFTESGEFIPVTVIEATPNVVLQVKTVETDGYEAVQVGFDDKREVLSNKPAKGHVAKANTAPKRFIREFKNIEGLEVGAEITVETFTAGDVVDVTGTSKGKGFQGVIKRHGQSRGPMAHGSRYHRRPGSMGPVAPNRVFKNKHLAGRMGGNRVTIQNLEIVQVIPEKNAILIKGNVPGAKKSLITIKSAVKAAK